One genomic window of Papaver somniferum cultivar HN1 unplaced genomic scaffold, ASM357369v1 unplaced-scaffold_150, whole genome shotgun sequence includes the following:
- the LOC113335898 gene encoding alkane hydroxylase MAH1-like, which yields MEHFFSLLGSLISTSLISLRWNELCFVLLLSFFSLGCYSIFKKQKIQVFIRWPIVDVLPSLLQNVHRVHDWSAELSAVVGGTIVGRGPIFGSLEVLFTCDPKNVEHMVKTKFNNYQKGPEFLETFSLIGKGIFNVGFDEWLAQRKMAHPKFTSNTFRNTVASVSHAIVQDALLPLLSHIAKHEWVVDLEDVFLRYTYDSTFRVIFGGNSSNLSLEFPENELGKAIDDGTEAMFFRNVTPSQWWKLLRWLKLGKEKKLYEAAKIVDKHLYQIISSKRNELSKGVEANDLLAAYMTSNKNPITSKSLSLTFDDKFLRDTALTFLFAGRDSTGTALTWFFWSISKSPHVEEKILQELKEVLTSKHTNGDTEDQKSSLKDFKSEELKDLVYLHAALCEALRLYPPLPMNQRIAVNDDVLPNGTVVKQGTKILISYYAMARMEWVWGEDCHEFKPERWIDENGKLSPEPLTKLFTFNAGIRNCIGKEMAFTQMKAVVASMMFNFKVELVEGQVMKSKPSLVLHTKNGMKVRIKKRASLL from the coding sequence ATGGAGCATTTCTTTTCACTTCTTGGCTCTCTTATATCTACATCTCTTATCTCTCTAAGATGGAATGAGCTTTGTTTTGTACTATTACTGAGCTTTTTCTCACTAGGATGCTACTCCATattcaagaaacaaaaaattcaagTTTTTATTCGTTGGCCCATTGTTGATGTCCTGCCGTCACTCCTGCAAAATGTTCATCGTGTCCACGATTGGTCTGCTGAGCTCTCAGCCGTCGTCGGTGGCACCATTGTTGGTCGAGGACCAATTTTTGGGAGCTTGGAAGTACTTTTCACATGTGATCCGAAGAACGTTGAGCACATGGTGAAAACTAAATTCAATAATTACCAAAAAGGTCCCGAGTTCTTGGAAACTTTTAGTCTTATTGGAAAGGGTATTTTCAATGTTGGATTTGATGAATGGCTAGCACAAAGAAAAATGGCACATCCAAAGTTTACATCGAATACATTTCGCAACACCGTCGCCAGCGTAAGCCATGCGATAGTGCAAGATGCATTATTGCCATTATTATCACATATTGCAAAGCATGAATGGGTCGTGGATTTAGAAGACGTTTTCTTAAGATATACTTATGATAGTACCTTCAGAGTGATCTTTGGAGGAAACAGTAGTAATCTATCCTTAGAATTTCCGGAGAACGAATTGGGGAAAGCTATCGATGATGGAACAGAAGCAATGTTCTTTCGTAATGTAACGCCAAGCCAGTGGTGGAAATTATTAAGGTGGTTAAAACTTGGAAAGGAGAAAAAACTATATGAAGCCGCCAAAATCGTCGACAAACATCTATATCAAATTATTTCTTCAAAGAGAAATGAATTGAGCAAAGGTGTTGAAGCAAATGACCTGTTAGCAGCGTATATGACGTCTAACAAAAATCCTATTACCTCCAAGTCGCTGTCGTTAACATTTGACGATAAGTTTCTTAGAGATACTGCTTTGACATTTCTTTTTGCAGGAAGAGATTCAACAGGTACCGCCCTCACTTGGTTTTTCTGGTCGATATCGAAAAGCCCTCATGTGGAAGAAAAGATCTTGCAAGAGCTCAAGGAAGTTTTAACTTCAAAACATACAAATGGTGATACTGAAGATCAGAAGTCATCACTAAAGGATTTTAAGTCGGAAGAATTGAAAGATTTGGTTTATCTGCATGCAGCATTATGTGAAGCCCTGAGGTTATATCCACCACTTCCTATGAATCAAAGAATAGCTGTAAATGATGATGTGCTCCCAAATGGTACTGTTGTAAAGCAAGGAACAAAAATCTTAATATCATATTATGCAATGGCAAGGATGGAATGGGTTTGGGGTGAAGATTGTCATGAGTTTAAACCAGAAAGATGGATCGATGAGAACGGGAAGTTAAGTCCTGAACCATTAACTAAACTCTTTACTTTTAATGCAGGGATAAGAAATTGTATTGGTAAAGAAATGGCATTTACACAGATGAAAGCTGTTGTCGCATCAATGATGTTCAACTTTAAAGTTGAGTTGGTCGAAGGTCAAGTTATGAAATCAAAACCATCTTTGGTTCTCCATACTAAAAATGGTATGAAGGTAAGAATTAAAAAAAGGGCATCATTACTATAG